Part of the Campylobacter sp. genome, GAGCTGGACGCCGCAGCGCGCGGACGATTGATCTTGGAGCAGATCGCCGCGATGATGCGAAGCGGCGTGGGTACGATCGGCGAAATTTCAAGCTTCGGCGGCGAGGCTGAAGCTTGCGCGAAAAGCGGCATTAGAACCGTGTTTTTCAATGAAATTTTAGGCGCGAGCAAGGACGCTGCGGCGGAGAATATTTTGAAATTTAAGCAGCGTTTTGAGCACTCAAAGGCGTTTGCGAGCTCGCTTTTCATCCCTGCCGTATCGGTACACTCGCCGTATTCGACGCACCCGCAGATTACAGAGTTTGCGACGAAGCTTGCCCGCGAAAACGGGCTTGCTATAAGCACGCATTTTATGGAGAGTGCTTACGAGCGGCAGTGGCTACGCGCGGGTCGCGGCAAATTTAAAGCCTGGCTTGCTAAATTTAATCCTGCGCCCGCGCCTTTTTACTCGCCGCAGAGCTTCGTGGCGCATTTTAGCGGGCTTCGCACGCTTTTTACGCATTGCGTTTGGGTGGATGATTTTAGCATCTTTGATCCGAAGCTTCACTCGATCACGCACTGCGCGCGCTCCAACCGTCTGCTTAGCAAAAAGCGGCTGAGCTTTAAAAAGTTGCTCGCAAGCGGGCTTAATTACAACATCGCTACCGACGGGCTTAGCTCAAATTTTAGCCTAAGCTTTTTAGACGAGCTACGTGCAAATTTAATGATGCACGACGAGCTGGGTTTGGCAGAACTGGCGCGAGCGCTAATTTTAGGCGCTACGAGAAATGCGGCAGCCGCACTGGGATTAAGCTTAGGCGAGCTGAGAGCCGGTAAACTCGCCGACATCGCCGTTTTTGAAGGCATTGAGTGC contains:
- a CDS encoding metal-dependent hydrolase → MRILRAKWILVCDENFKILKDGAIVFDEKIIEVCAFESAARKYQQVEILDFSGDIAMPAFINPHVHLEFSANKGTLRYGDFLEWLGSVIASRQELDAAARGRLILEQIAAMMRSGVGTIGEISSFGGEAEACAKSGIRTVFFNEILGASKDAAAENILKFKQRFEHSKAFASSLFIPAVSVHSPYSTHPQITEFATKLARENGLAISTHFMESAYERQWLRAGRGKFKAWLAKFNPAPAPFYSPQSFVAHFSGLRTLFTHCVWVDDFSIFDPKLHSITHCARSNRLLSKKRLSFKKLLASGLNYNIATDGLSSNFSLSFLDELRANLMMHDELGLAELARALILGATRNAAAALGLSLGELRAGKLADIAVFEGIECEQSQLALQLILQSKNAKSLFIEGMKCNF